The proteins below come from a single Procambarus clarkii isolate CNS0578487 chromosome 44, FALCON_Pclarkii_2.0, whole genome shotgun sequence genomic window:
- the LOC138350121 gene encoding uncharacterized protein, whose amino-acid sequence MNNTFQSLVCRGYNSVDDDGNCPKNGELDNDISKSFQNDKYRGLPFMSSDMIRVVTTGHEDNYLGTGTFSYCYKVTLKDVTQSLCLKLFKAHVNIYDVLEEAHMLHTVRDLQGFPKLVGICPAFPAILMSYHGKSTVDTLLKMEEDARPESKLLIQSMLDMCTIVQTLHSLGYIHNDLKTDNVSVVMEGGTLQVTILDAGAMALIGSLCQVRHYEFTRNDAEFAVPKIIWTGGVASASADVNSLVVIFWNMSTLVRPAPQTLKVMFKRHFRAAPHLRLNLQELIESLESLLPQYS is encoded by the coding sequence ATGAACAATACTTTCCAGTCCCTAGTGTGTAGAGGATATAACAGTGTCGATGACGATGGTAATTGTCCCAAGAATGGCGAACTGGATAATGACATTTCTAAGTCCTTCCAAAATGACAAGTATCGTGGACTGCCGTTCATGTCAAGTGACATGATTCGAGTTGTCACGACTGGTCACGAAGACAACTACCTGGGAACCGGGACTTTCAGCTATTGTTACAAAGTTACCCTTAAGGACGTAACCCAATCTCTCTGTCTGAAACTATTTAAGGCTCATGTGAATATTTACGACGTACTTGAGGAGGCACATATGTTACATACAGTAAGAGATCTTCAAGGGTTCCCGAAGCTTGTGGGAATATGTCCAGCTTTCCCCGCCATACTCATGTCATATCACGGGAAGTCGACGGTGGATACATTGTTGAAAATGGAAGAAGACGCCCGTCCGGAGAGCAAACTCCTTATACAGAGCATGCTGGATATGTGTACTATAGTCCAGACTCTACACAGTCTGGGTTATATCCATAACGATTTAAAGACTGACAACGTGAGcgtagtgatggagggaggcactCTCCAGGTCACCATCCTGGACGCAGGCGCCATGGCTCTAATAGGAAGCTTGTGTCAAGTCCGTCACTATGAGTTCACTCGTAACGATGCGGAGTTTGCGGTGCCTAAGATAATTTGGACTGGTGGCGTGGCCTCCGCGAGTGCCGATGTGAATAGTCTCGTTGTCATCTTCTGGAACATGTCGACCCTGGTTCGTCCTGCACCACAGACCCTTAAAGTAATGTTCAAGCGCCACTTTAGGGCGGCGCCACATTTGCGTCTTAATCTCCAAGAGTTGATAGAGAGTCTTGAAAGTCTTTTGCCCCAATATTCCtaa